In Mercurialis annua linkage group LG6, ddMerAnnu1.2, whole genome shotgun sequence, the following are encoded in one genomic region:
- the LOC126686526 gene encoding putative CCR4-associated factor 1 homolog 8, with translation MGCTNVWSSNLVEEFRKLNNCLNDYRVVSFDTEFPGFLVSSPRDCGDVRRYADLKCNVDAMNMLQLGLTPSNMEGEIGGTWQFNFFFSRDLHVYSQDSIVFLEKSGIDFVRLETDGIDLQEFSTLFTALLSRHRDLLWVNFHGLYDLGYLVKLLSNDLLPESITDFTRLIGECFGSMVDVKYMARLCNGLLEGELSLEKLANILGVERVGGAHQAGSDSSLTCLVFNNILMTYNEIQPAEYLGHLYSIQSRICRSQQQQQPLVHFQPPPNTLARVQLPRNIVCFRAVPRPTVPIFCSPYGMRRVQMKPVHTVHRLLF, from the coding sequence ATGGGTTGTACCAATGTTTGGAGTAGTAATTTGGTTGAAGAATTTCGAAAGCTTAACAATTGTCTTAATGATTATCGAGTTGTATCATTTGATACTGAGTTTCCGGGGTTTCTTGTGAGTTCGCCCCGAGATTGTGGAGATGTTCGAAGATACGCTGACTTAAAGTGTAATGTCGACGCTATGAATATGCTTCAATTAGGATTAACTCCATCGAACATGGAAGGCGAGATTGGCGGAACCTGGcagtttaatttctttttcagcAGGGACCTTCATGTTTATTCTCAAGATTCCATCGTGTTCTTGGAGAAGTCTGGTATCGATTTTGTAAGACTCGAGACGGACGGCATTGATTTACAAGAGTTTTCGACATTGTTTACCGCTCTTTTAAGCCGTCATCGTGATTTACTTTGGGTGAATTTTCACGGCTTATACGATTTAGGTTATCTAGTCAAGCTTTTGAGCAACGACTTATTACCCGAATCCATTACGGACTTCACTCGACTTATCGGAGAATGCTTTGGCAGCATGGTCGATGTAAAGTATATGGCTAGGTTATGTAACGGTTTGCTCGAAGGCGAGTTAAGTCTTGAAAAGCTGGCTAACATACTTGGAGTCGAACGGGTCGGAGGAGCGCATCAAGCGGGTTCTGATAGTTCATTAACTTGTTTAGTTTTCAACAATATTCTGATGACTTACAATGAAATTCAGCCAGCTGAGTACCTTGGACATCTCTACAGTATTCAGTCAAGAATTTGCAGGtcgcagcagcagcagcagcctCTAGTCCATTTTCAGCCTCCACCAAACACTCTAGCCCGAGTTCAGCTTCCAAGAAATATCGTATGTTTCCGTGCTGTGCCGCGTCCCACTGTTCCCATTTTTTGTAGTCCTTATGGGATGCGCAGAGTTCAAATGAAGCCGGTGCACACGGTTCATAGGCTACTATTTTAG